In Prochlorococcus marinus CUG1435, the genomic window GGAGGTTTTAATGAAGATATACAAATAATTAAAAATAACTTTAAAGAAATAGATTGTATTGGATTTTCAAGAACATTTGTAAAAGGGATCGCGAGTTGTTATTTATCAAAAGATATTTGTGATAATAATTATTTTAGTAGTGCAACTATACATAATAAATCAAAAGTTAATCTCTTCGTTTTCTATGATTTTTTATTTTCAAGATTACCTTTAAGGGTTAAACCAATTGCTATTTTTACTGGTAACTTTGGATATTCTCCAGAACAAGAATTATTTAAAGCTTCATCAAAAAATAATATTAAAGGAATCGCAATTCAAAAAGAATGTTTAAAGCCAGATGGATTATACGACTTATGGAAATATATTTATTCTGTTAGAAGAGGTGTATTTGGTGGGACATTAGTACTTAATTATAATCAAATTGAAGAAGAGATACAAAAAAAATCTCAAGTTATAAATACAAAAAAAACTAGAATGAAAATTATTGGTTGTCCAAGGTTAGATGATGCACATTATTTGAGGAAAAACCATAATTTGATCCAAAATCACCAAGTATTAATGTTTGGATTTGGTACAAAATCATTTCTTCCGGTAATACCTAGAAAATCTTATGGTGATCTTGAACCTCATCACGAATATCTTAATCGAGAAGATAAAAACCTAACCTGGGCAAAACTTATAAAAGAATTATGCACTTCTTTTTATAAATGTGCGCAGCAAAATCCACATATTCCTTTCATAATAAAATTAAAGGAAATGTACCGAGAAAATTATGAGATGCTAAGTTTTTTTGAAAAAAAGAAAAAGCTTAGCAATATTAAAATCACAACTAAAGGGAATGCATTAACTCTTGTTAGAAATTCTTCTGTAGTCATAAGTCATAGATCAACAACCCTTTTTGAAGGTATTGCAAGAGGAATTCCTGTGATAATTCCAAATCTTGGAGAATGCAGAATTGAAAAATATAAGAAATATATATTCGAATTCACCAATGCTGATAATGATTTAATAACAGTAAATACTGAGGATGAATTTATAAAAGAATTAAATAATATTTTAAGTATCCCTCCAAATATAAAAACTAAATTAAGCAATACAAAAAAAGAAATTCTTGATAAATGGATGGGTAATGCGGATGGTAAAAGTGGCCAAAGATTAATTTCAATATTAAAAAAAGAATTAAAATAATGTATTTCCCTTTTAGATATTCATTAAATATAGAGAAACAAATTCTTTGGTATTTGTTAGCAATTATTTTCTTTTCTAAGAGTTACAAAAAAATATTAGATGCTGGTTGTGGCCTTGGACAAAATATAAGGTTTTTTAAGTTTGAGAAATATCTGGGTATAGATATAGATCCAAAGAGAATAGCTAGAAATAAAGTCAAATTTAATATTAATAAAATAAATTTCAAATCACATGATGTTATTAAAGAAGTTCCTAATTTCAATAATAATTATAATTTAGTGGTATTAATTCAAGTTTTGACTAACTCTTTTTTTAATAAAAATGAAGTTAAGACAGCTTTAAAAAATCTTATTGAAGTTTGTCAGGAAAAATTCGTCTTTAATACTAGCAGTAAAAATACTGAAAATATTCATGAAATAAATAATTTACTGGATAAATCAAATTTAAAATATAAGACAATTAATTATGGGATACCTAAAAATTTGAGGAAAATAAAGTTGCCATTAATATCACAATTAATCGCATTAATATATTTGTTATTTATTTTGATTAATAATAAAATAATGAGCAACGTAAAGATTTTATATATATGCGAGATAAGATAACAATATTTTTACCTGTAGAGACTAAGTCTCGAGAATTACCATATAAGTCTCCATTAGCCTTTTTGTTAGCAAATTTAGGTTGCAAAGTTTTAATTGGTCGGCAGCAAGAATTAAGGCTCTTATGGTTTAATAAAAGAAATTTTTTTTACTTAGATAAAAGCTGTGCAAAAACAAAGTACAGCTTGTATCGAGATATAAAAAGTTGTGGAGGAGGTATTGGAGTATTTTGTGAAGAAGGTCTCGTCTATAGAACTAAGCAGCAATATTTATCTGAAAGAATATATCAAAAAAGTTTTGACTTAATAGATATTTTCTGGTGCTGGGGTAGAAAACAATTTAGCGATATAAGCGAAAAATATAATAAAAGTAAGTTAAAAATTATAGATCCTCCAAGATTATCCATAACTTTAAAATATAAGGA contains:
- a CDS encoding class I SAM-dependent methyltransferase, whose product is MYFPFRYSLNIEKQILWYLLAIIFFSKSYKKILDAGCGLGQNIRFFKFEKYLGIDIDPKRIARNKVKFNINKINFKSHDVIKEVPNFNNNYNLVVLIQVLTNSFFNKNEVKTALKNLIEVCQEKFVFNTSSKNTENIHEINNLLDKSNLKYKTINYGIPKNLRKIKLPLISQLIALIYLLFILINNKIMSNVKILYICEIR